The following is a genomic window from Chloracidobacterium sp..
CGAGCCGCTCCGCGAGCTTTTCAAGGACGAGGTCCGGCTTATCGGCAAGACACTCAACATTCCCGATGAGATACTGCAGCGGCACCCGTTCCCCGGGCCGGGGCTTGCCGTTCGCATTCTCGGCGAGGTTACGCCTGAAAAGGTCGAACTGCTGCAAAAGGCTGACCGTATCTTTAACGAAGAGCTTAAGCGAAGCGGCGCATATAAGGATGTGTGGCAAGCATTTGCGGTGCTGCTGCCGATACATTCGGTCGGCGTAATGGGCGATTTCCGCACTTATGAAAAGACGATCGCTCTTCGCGCCGTTACCTCGACCGACGGCATGACGGCGGATTGGGCTCGGCTGCCGCACGAACTTCTCGCGGCGGTCTCCTCACGCATCACAAGCGAGGTGCGCGGCATCAACCGTGTCGTTTACGATATTTCATCAAAGCCGCCAAGTACGATCGAGTGGGAATAGGCTCGGCTACTCAGAGATAAAATCAACCGAGACCGCGCGTTCTGTAAGTTCGCGTCCCATATCAATGACCTTTAGATGCTCAGCGTGAGTGCTGTAACGGTCAAGAGCCGCGCGATCGGCAAAGACCGCGACCAGGCCGGTATCGAATGAACGGTCGAGGTGCAGGATGTCGGCGCCCGCATCGAGCGAGACGATCTCGGGGATCACGCCTTTCAACGCCTTCAAGGCAGCGATATGCCGTTGACGCTCTTCGACAGTGGCGTCCGGTTTGTATTTCCAGCAAACGATATGTGTCAGCATCATTACCTCACGCTATTTCTTTGCGGGCGACCATTTTATTAAGAATTCCGTAAACTTCTCGAGGTCGTACGTTGACTTGTATTCGAGCAGGGCCGTGTCTTGGGAATGAAGCAGCTTACCCTCGCTTTCCAAGACATACAGATGAGGGTAGCCGGCCGCGGGCGGATATATCGACAGAAAGGCCCGGTTCTCATTCTCAGGGCTGAAATTGACCTTTACCCAAACAAAATTCTCGTCGCGGAGTTTAGCCAGTTCCGGATGCTCGAAAAAGAACTTATCCATATGGACGCACCAGATACACCACTCGCCGCCGAGGTCGAGGATGA
Proteins encoded in this region:
- a CDS encoding Dabb family protein; this translates as MMLTHIVCWKYKPDATVEERQRHIAALKALKGVIPEIVSLDAGADILHLDRSFDTGLVAVFADRAALDRYSTHAEHLKVIDMGRELTERAVSVDFISE
- a CDS encoding thioredoxin family protein; the encoded protein is MKSCFEAKGKRIPKAKAAEFIRERFDPTRDPNADLAVAVEKASVSGSNIILDLGGEWCIWCVHMDKFFFEHPELAKLRDENFVWVKVNFSPENENRAFLSIYPPAAGYPHLYVLESEGKLLHSQDTALLEYKSTYDLEKFTEFLIKWSPAKK